From the Xylella fastidiosa genome, the window TAATGATCTGAAGCTTGATCTTGCGTTGGCGTTGCTGAAGACGAATGGCGCTGATGAGGCGGCGGGTCTCATTGATGCGTTGCCTGCGAAACTGGCTACAGATGATCGGATGTTACGGGCTAAGGCGTGGCTCCGTTTTATTGAGGTATTGAATGGTGCGCCTAGTCTGGATGTGCTCCAGGGGGCGTGTGCGGCGGACGCATCGGATTTTGATCAACGTCACTTGCTTGGGGTGCATTTATTGCTTGATGGGCAGTGTGAGGCGGCGTTGGAGCATTTTTTGGAGATGCTGCGCCAGAATCGCGACTTCAAGGATGGGTTGCCACGTAAAGCGTTGATTGATGCGTTTTATTTGATCGAAGACAAAGAGTTGGTGGGGCGTTATCGCCGCAAGATGTCAGCATTGTTGTTTTGATCGTTATTGATGATGCATCTCTCAGTGCGGCAGGCGGTACTTGGTGTCCGCGCTGTAAGGGTTGCTTTTTCTTTTTTATGTGAGGGTGAGAATTAATCTGGTGTCATTGTTTGGTATGTATCGGTTTCAGAGTGGGAGTCGTTGGGCTTTTGGGTTGGCGGTTGCTCGTTTTTTGAGGGCAAAAAGTTGGCGTCACTGTTGTCTTTGATGTGACTGAACGCGGTATATGCCAGTGTTGGGGAACGCGATGTGGTCTCGAATGCAAGTGGTTTTGGGCTGAGGTTCGTATGACTGATTGGGTCATGAGTCACTGTTGCGCTAGATGGGCCGATAGACGAAGTGAGATGAATACAGGGTCGTTACTGATGTGCTTGTTTTGAGATGTGGAGAGGCGATGCAGATGCTGCATGCGTTTCCAGTAGCACAGATGTGCGGTGCTTTGCTGATGGTTATGGCATTGCAGAACTCGTATGAGATGTATTGATGTTTTTAGTGGCGGTGATCTGATGCTTGTCGTTTGCCTTGCGCTGTTTGTAGTGGTGCAAGGGAAAAACATGCGGATGGATTCATCCCGGATCCCGTAGGCTGGGTTCGGGATGGCTCCATACACCGTTATCACGGTGCCGCTTGATGATCTGAAGAGAGGGCAAGACTAAAACGCAATCCATGTATTGAAGCAGCCTTTGAGGCTGTAGGTTGCCCGGTATGTACGGATCCTTGTTGCGTGTAATCAGGGCAGAGTGTCTTTGTAGCGTTGTACTGCATTGGTTAGGATCTGTTTGGCGGTGGTCGCGTTGCCCCAACCATCAATCTCGACCCATTTTCCTTCCTCTAAATCTTTGTAATGTTCGAAGAAGTGGCCGATACGTTCCAGCCAGTGCGCGGAGACTTGATTGATGTCTTCGATATGTGAGTAGCCGGAGAAAATTTTGCTTACGGGCACTGCCAGCAATTTTTCATCATTTCCGGCTTCGTCTTTCATTTGCAGCACACCGACAGGACGGCAGCGGACGACAGACCCGGGGACCAGTGGTAGTGGCAGTACGACCATCACATCGACTGGGTCACCGTCGCCGCATAGTGTGTTGGGTACGTAGCCGTAGTTGCAGGGGTAGCGCATGGGGGTGGAGAGAATGCGGTCAACGAAAATTGCACCGCTGGCTTTGTCTACTTCGTATTTAACTGGCTCGGAGTCTTTGGGGATCTCGATGATGACGTTGATTTCTTCCGGTAGGTTGTTGCCGGCGTTGACCAGTTCCAGGCCCATGCGTGTTCGCTCCGAGACAGTGTGTAGGTAAGTAGGAGGGGCGATTTTACGCCTTTGATTGTTGCAGCAGAATGGGGTTACTGCGAATGTCGGCAGCGTGTGAACGTTTTGTACGATGTTTGCGCTGTGAACTTTCATTAGGCGGGTTGGATTGCATGCTTGCTGGAAGGTAGCGCTGCATTATTCTTGGGCCTTGGGGTTGAGGGTGTAGGTCCCGTATAGGGTGGCTTCGGTCAATACGTGGCCCTGTATCGTGCGCAGGAGTGTGGGGCCGTCAAAGCGTTTGTGAAGGGGCAAGTGTTCCAGGTCAAGTGCGAACAGACGGAAGAGGTAGCGGTGTATGCGCAGGTCGTTGAACGGTGGGTACGGGCCGTCATAGCCATAATAATCACCGGCCATTTCAGGGGTGTTGGCAAAGAATTTCGTGTAGTCGTTCAAGCCCTGGTGTGTGCCTGCTGGCCCAGGTGGCATGGTCTTGCCGCCTACCACAAAGCCATCGCTGCAACTGCCGTGGGCAATCATACGTAGGTCGGTAGAGATGTCAGTCATGACCCAATGCACGAAGTCAATACGTGGTTGTGTCACTGGGATTTCCATATCGGTACGACCGATAGTTTCTGGAATGCTCGGTACGTCTGGATCTATACACAGCAGTGCGAAGGAACGGGTGTTTTCTGGAACGTTGTCCCATGCTAGGTGCGGGTTACGGTTGGGGGCAAAGCCGTCAGTTTGGCCAGCAGCGCATTCAACCGGGATGGGTTGGCCATTTTTGAAGTCGTTACTGATTAAATGCATGTGATGTTTCCGTGGTCAGTCTCAGCAGGTCCGTGTAGGGCCCTCTGGGAAGCAATATGAGAAGACATCTTAACGCTTGCGGTGTGCTCTTCAGTCAAAGGGATAACCCAGGCGCATGGCGGCTAAGAGAACAGCATCGAATGCGCTGCTGAGTACTTCACGGTAGTCGCGCCAGCGGCCAGCGGGCAGGCGTGGTGCTTCCAATGATGGGGGTATCGGAAACGGGTCGCCGAAGATGTTTTCCAGGGTGGTGGCCAATGCCTGTGGATTGTCTTCAATGCCATCCAGGCGGATGAGGTGGTGTGGATACAGGTCAAGTTCGTGCAGGGTGGCGATTTGATTCAGGATGTCTCCTAGCCAGTTTGCAGCGTGTTGTAGGGAGTCTAGTGCCAGTGGTATCGGTGAGCCGTAGGCGATCCAATCTAGCAGCATGTCGCGTGGGTCCCGTAGCACAATGATGAGTCGGCCTTCGGGTAAGTGGGGACGCAGTGCTGTGAGTAGGCTGTTGTCCCACCAGAGTAACCAATCGATCACGTTGCCGTCTTCGATGCCGCGTGCGGGGAGCTGTTGCCGCCATGCATCAATCAAGGCCTGTGGCGCTAATGTGCCGGATGTTAGTTCCGAGACTGTTTCGTAGCGTTGTAGTGGATCTGCCGGTGGTGTCTCGCTATAGCGGTCAGCACACAGCAGGCTGCTGGCCCAGGCCATCATCATGGTGACGCGTTCGACGTGGCTGCCTGGAGGCCCCCATATCAGCAGTGGGCGTGCCAATGTCTCGGCTGGGATCGCTGCTAAATCGGGCCATTGTTTGGAGTTAGTCCAGGTTTGTGGTCGGAGTGGGAGCCGGTATTTGGCTTGCTCGGCTTGGAATTGCAGCCAGGTTGCTAGGGCTGCTTCGAACTGGCCAGCACGATCTTGGACGAGGCCGAGCCAGGGCCGGAGTATGGTGCGTTCATGTTCGGGGACGCTTTCAATGAGTTGTTGTAAACAGGCTACTGCGGCTGGTGGGTCGCGTTGTAGTAGTGCTTCCACAATGCGCTGTTCACCGCTGAGCCGACCTGGTTCGATTGCCACGATTTGCCGTGCCACGGTTTCGGCGGCTTCAGGATTATTTTGTATGTCGTGTAGGCTCATCAGTGTTTCTAGTGCCGGAAGATGTTCTGGCATGGCCGATAGCCAACGTTCGATGACAATGCGTGCCTCGTCGCTCCCGACGGGGGCCACGGACAGTCGGGCCAGCCATAGATCATGGTTACGCTTTTTGATGTCTAAGGCTGCGTCCAGGGTGACGCGGGCGTCATCGTCCATATCTAATTGTTTCCAGGCAGTTAGGAGTGCTTCCAGGGTGCGTGGATCTTCTGGCCAGGTTGCCAGTACTTGACGTAGGTGGGGCAATGCTCGATCTGGGTTTCCGGCCATGAGCTCAAATTCACCGGTGAGTCGGTGTAGGGCTGGTGTGTCGCCCTCAGGTAAAGATAAGGCTTCTTCAAGGATACGGAGGGCGTCATCAAGTCTGCCTTGGCGTTGTGCAAGTTGGGCGATCAGTGCGCGGACTGGGATGACGTGAGGGTTCAGTTCGATAACGCGTTGGAAGGCGCGTTCGGCGAATGCAATATGTCCTTTCTGGAGATAGGCGAAGCCAAGGGAGAATAAGACGGCTGGTTCCTCAGGAAGCAGTTCGACGGCTTGCGAGAGCATGGCCAGTGCCTGGTCCACTTGTCCGCGATGCAGTGTGATTGTGGCGTTCACGGCCAGTAGTTGCGGATGATCCGAAATGATGCGTGCGGCGGTGCGGCTGAGTTGCTCGGCTTCGTCCAGTGCGCCGCGTGCGATTGCCAAGTGTGCTTGCATGACATAAGTATTGAATTGGTTTGGATCTAAGCGGGTACTGCGGGAGAGTGCTGCGTCGGCGCCAGATAGGTCGTGTTGTGCAAGTAATAGGAGTCCGTGTTGTAGATGCAGTTCTGGTAGTTCTGGTGCGAGCGCCAGTGCGGCTTCGCTGGCAGTAAGTGCTGCTTTGTGTTCACCATATTGTTGCAGGGCAGCCGCGAGCCAGCGTTGAGCTTGTGCCTCACCAGGTGCAGAGGCGCACCATGCGCGGGCTAGGCTCAATGCTTCGGCATGTGCCTGACGATGAAGGGCATCAATGATCTGGTCTTGCATGGGGAACTCGGGGGAAGTTGTCAATGTAGAGAAATAAATTGAGTCAGTTCGGTACTATGCTGCTGACAAATTGTCGCGATGTCGTGTGCGTGATGTCGCTTGGTTATCCAACACTAATAAAACGCTTCATTAGCAGTAATGAGGTGTCTTTGATTGAATATTAATTAATGTGATGGTTGGCTAATTATGGTGGCTGATGATGACAGTAAATGTGCTGTGACAATGTGGGCTGTCCAATAGCGCCTTTGAGTGGTTTGCTATTGCGCTGTGAGATGGTTGATGAGGGGGGATGTGCTCACTAGCTGTCGTTCGTGAGGGAGTCGGTTAGCATTATCGATCATGTGTTCATGATGTATTGAGTGTGAGTTGCCCGCTAATGCGTACATTCGAATGATCGTTATGTTGAATCAACATTTGAGGCAATTATTTTTTGATTAATATATTGGTGTTGTATCGCTATAAAAAATATTATTAATGTTGTGTTTTCTTAGATGTTTATTTTGGTTTTAATGATTTATATCCAAGTTGTTTTTTTATTTGGGGTGTGCAGCGTGATATATGACATCACAAACGTCATGATGCTGTTTGTCTTTCTAGAAGCGAATTTGTGTGGATCGCCATTATGTTGTTGGTGAGTGCTGCCGGTGTAAGGTTGCTGCTGTTTGAAAAAACTTCAGGCTATCCTCAGATGGGGCGTATCCGTGCAAGAGTGATGAGCAGGACAAAAAGGGGCGTATTTTCGCAAGTTCGCGTTTTTCTTGGAAACAATGCTTAGTGTATGTGGATGTAATATTAATGTGACTGAGAATGTTTCCGGGTCGGGTTGCCCCGGGGTGCGTTCATTTGAGTCGTGCACGTGCGAAGGCTTGTGCGAGTGCGTTTTCGGTTGGTGTGGCTTTGAGTTTTTTTGCAACGGGGTTGGGTCTGCCGCGTTCATTCCCAGTTCTATTCGCTGCTGGGGTTTCTGGTGGTGTTTCTTCATGGAGGCGGCAGGTCAGTGCGATACGTTTGCGCGGTACATCAATCTCCAAAACTTTGACTTTGACAATGTCGCCCGCTTTGACAATGTCACGTGGGTCTTTGACGAAGCGGTCCGCTAGGGCTGATATGTGAATTAATCCGTCTTGGTGTACTCCAATATCGACGAAGGCACCAAATGCGGCGACGTTGCTAACGACTCCTTCAAGGATCATGCCTGGTTTGAGGTCTTTGATGTTTTCTACGCCTTCTGTAAATCGCACAGCTTTGAATTCTGGACGTGGGTCGCGGCCTGGTTTTTCTAGTTCTTTGATGATGTCGCGGATGGTTGGTATTCCGAAGTTCGTGTCAGTGAATTGTTCTGGTTTGAGCATGCGTAAGGTGTGGCTATCGCCAATCAATGCTTTGATTGGTTTGCCTGTGGTTTGCACAATGCGTTCGACGACTGGGTAGGCTTCTGGATGTACTGCAGATGCGTCCAGAGGTTGGTTGCCGTCAGCAATACGAAGGAATCCGGCGCATTGTTCAAAGGTCTTTGCGCCGAGTCTGGGTACTTTCAGCAGGTCTTGGCGTTGTTTGAATGATCCGTGTTCGTCGCGATAGCGAGTGATGTTTTCGGCGACGCTCGCAGATAGGCCGGATACGCGCGATAGCAATGCTGCGGATGCTGTGTTGACATAGACTCCAACGGCATTGACGCAGTCTTCTACACGTGCATCCAGGGCTTTGGCGAGGTGAAATTGGTCGACGTCGTGTTGGTATTGCCCAACTCCGATTGCTTTGGGGTCGATTTTAACTAGTTCAGCTAGCGGATCTTGGAGGCGGCGTGCAATTGAGACGGCGCCGCGTAAGGAGACATCCAGGTTGGGGAATTCTTTAGCGGCGGATTCGGAGGCAGAATAGACGGAGGCTCCTGATTCGCTGACAACGATTTTTTGCAGTTTCAATGCAGGATGCGCTTTGATCAGGTCGCTTACTAGTTTGTCGGTCTCGCGGCTTGCGGTGCCATTGCCAATGGCAATCAGTGTGACGTGATGTTGGGTGCAGAGTGTCTTTAGGGTGTGTAGTGATTTGTCCCACTCGCGCCGCGGCTCGTGCGGGTAGATTGTTTCTGTTGCGATCAGTTTGCCGGTGGTGTCGACGATAGCGATTTTGCAGCCGGTGCGGATGCCTGGATCAATCCCCAGAACGATGCGTGGTCCAGCCGGTGCGGCTAGCAGGAGATCTTTGAGGTTATTGCTGAATACAGTGATTGCTTCTGCTTCGGCTTTTTCTCGTGCTTGGTTGAAGAGGTCCAACATCAAATGCATATGAAGTTTGGCACGCCAGGTGAGGCGGCAGGCGGTCATTAACCATGTATCCGCTGGGCGCCCTTGGTCAGCGACACATGCGGCTTGCATGACCATGCTTTCACAGTATTGATGGCCAGCGTCAGCATCATTACCGGGATCTAGGTCTAAATGCAGTATTTCTTCAGAGCGCGCGCGGAACAATGCGAGCAGGCGGTGTGAGGGAATTTTGGAGAGCACTTCGGTATGGTTGAAGTAGTCTCTGTATTTGGCTCCAGTGTCTTCTTTGTTGTCGATGAGGCGTGCATGAATCACTCCATTGTTGGTGAGCCATTGACGTAGTTCACCGATCAGAGCGGCATCTTCTCCCCAGCGCTCTATCAGGATCGCACGTGCGCCTTCAAGTGCGGTTTTGATGTCGGTGATCCCTTTCTCAGGGTCGACAAAGTTGGCGGCAACGGTCTCTGGAATCAGTGTGGGGTCAGTCAGTAGGCTATCGGCTAATGGTTCTAAGCCTGCTTCGCGTGCGATCTGTGCGCGGGTGCGGCGCTTGGGTTTGTATGGGAGATAGAGGTCCTCCAAACGCGATTTGGTGTCGGCAGCGAGGATCTCGGCGTGTATGAGGTCGTTCAGTTTGCCTTGTTCGGTGATGCTGGCGAGGATGGCTGAGCGGCGTTCTTCCAGTTCGCGTAGGTAGGTTAATCGGGTTTCGAGGGTGCGTAATTGGGTGTCATCCAGGCCGCCGGTGGCTTCTTTACGGTAGCGTGCGATGAAGGGGACACTTGCGCCTTCATCAAGCAAGGCGATGGCTGCGCGTGCTTGGGTGGGCTGTGAGGAGATCTCAGTGGCAATGATCTGAGCAATATGCTGGGTGAGGAGGCTGTTTTGCATGGATCCGGCGGTAGCCGTTTGTCAGGAATTCAGCATTGTCGCAGCCTTATCAGGCTGTGAAAACCGTGGAAAGCGTCGCCACTATATTTAGGATGGGAGGAGGTGACGACGCTCTCCTGGGTTCAGCTTGCGCGTCTTGCGTAGTGATCAGCGGTACGTTCCATCACTGTATCTTCTTGAAGAGACTCAAGTGCCATGACTCGGACAGTACCAATTTTGGCGAGCGATAATGTGCGCTGTACGTATATTTCCGGTCCTGTTTTAGTCATCGTTCGGGTTTTGTTGAAACCATATGGGACAACACCTTTGTCACCATCCTTACTTCCACCGACATAAAGGACTATCGACATGTGTCACCTTATAGCGTTGCGGATTTTGAGTTCGAGACAGTTACCATACAGATGTTTTCCTAAGGCAGGTCTGAACAAGTAAGTGATTCTAGTCGATTCGGAAAATATTAATATGAGCATGATTTCTCAAATATGGCATGAATAAATAACGAAATTTCGCATAGGAAAAATGAGCGAAATATAAAGCATGTGGGTGCACTGAGATGCGCTTTTTATATGAATCTGAGAGGTCGTTGTATTTAGGAAGATGTAATTATCGTTAAATTTTTTATGGTGTCTCATCGGGAGTGTTTAGAAATGTTTGATATTCGGAGTCAATAAGGTCGTTTCCTTTGGATTGAATGCATCGTTCATTTTTTATGATAAGTTTTTGATTTTATTAATATTATTTTTGAATTACGGGTGTTTGGGTTGCAAGGTCTTTTCTTTAATACTGTGACAGTATTTCTGAAATAGGCTAAAGCGCAAGCTGATAATTTAGTTATGAATTCTGTTTGATAATTGCGTCCTGTTATTTCATAGGATCATTTCTTTATATGTTGTGAATAAGAGACTAAGTGTTTTTTTGGGGTCTGGGTTGTCCGATGAATTCATGGGGTTTGCCATGTCGGTTTTATAACCGTTGAATGCATCAATCACTTGATGGATATAACGATCAGTCATGATATTTAAAGATTTTTATTTTTTTTACATCAAAAATTAACAAGAAAATAATATAAAGGTGCGATTTAATTGCACTATTTATGATGATATTAGGCTGTGCAGTCAATAGAGAGGGTGGTGAATGCATACTTGCCAGCGTGTGGATGAGATGGTGTCTTAATCTCTTCCAATCATGTTATTAGTTAGTCTGCGTCGCTGGCATTTGCACAGTTTGGTGTGATAGCCAGTTTGCTTGGGTTCGATCTACAGGCGGCGAGTTGGGCTTTGCGTTCAGCGTTATGTTTCTTGAACCATTTCACGCTTTTGATAGGTTGATCTTGCCAACTATGATTTTCTTTTTTGCATCCTGCTAATACTCCTACCGAGATCATCGTTAAGGTTGTTATAAGCAGTAGCGTGACGTTTCTTTTCATTCATTCTTTCTTTATATGAGTAAGGTGTCATCAGAGAAGTGGGATGCAGAACAACGAAGGGTGTGTTATGTGTGCCATTCGTCGTTGATGAAGATAATTGGTTTTTCCTGAATGCTATGGGAGAGATTCACAACGGTGGATCTCCATCGTCGTTATTGTTGTTTCTTAATGTGT encodes:
- the ppa gene encoding inorganic diphosphatase; translation: MGLELVNAGNNLPEEINVIIEIPKDSEPVKYEVDKASGAIFVDRILSTPMRYPCNYGYVPNTLCGDGDPVDVMVVLPLPLVPGSVVRCRPVGVLQMKDEAGNDEKLLAVPVSKIFSGYSHIEDINQVSAHWLERIGHFFEHYKDLEEGKWVEIDGWGNATTAKQILTNAVQRYKDTLP
- a CDS encoding YbhB/YbcL family Raf kinase inhibitor-like protein; translation: MHLISNDFKNGQPIPVECAAGQTDGFAPNRNPHLAWDNVPENTRSFALLCIDPDVPSIPETIGRTDMEIPVTQPRIDFVHWVMTDISTDLRMIAHGSCSDGFVVGGKTMPPGPAGTHQGLNDYTKFFANTPEMAGDYYGYDGPYPPFNDLRIHRYLFRLFALDLEHLPLHKRFDGPTLLRTIQGHVLTEATLYGTYTLNPKAQE
- a CDS encoding tetratricopeptide repeat protein, translating into MQDQIIDALHRQAHAEALSLARAWCASAPGEAQAQRWLAAALQQYGEHKAALTASEAALALAPELPELHLQHGLLLLAQHDLSGADAALSRSTRLDPNQFNTYVMQAHLAIARGALDEAEQLSRTAARIISDHPQLLAVNATITLHRGQVDQALAMLSQAVELLPEEPAVLFSLGFAYLQKGHIAFAERAFQRVIELNPHVIPVRALIAQLAQRQGRLDDALRILEEALSLPEGDTPALHRLTGEFELMAGNPDRALPHLRQVLATWPEDPRTLEALLTAWKQLDMDDDARVTLDAALDIKKRNHDLWLARLSVAPVGSDEARIVIERWLSAMPEHLPALETLMSLHDIQNNPEAAETVARQIVAIEPGRLSGEQRIVEALLQRDPPAAVACLQQLIESVPEHERTILRPWLGLVQDRAGQFEAALATWLQFQAEQAKYRLPLRPQTWTNSKQWPDLAAIPAETLARPLLIWGPPGSHVERVTMMMAWASSLLCADRYSETPPADPLQRYETVSELTSGTLAPQALIDAWRQQLPARGIEDGNVIDWLLWWDNSLLTALRPHLPEGRLIIVLRDPRDMLLDWIAYGSPIPLALDSLQHAANWLGDILNQIATLHELDLYPHHLIRLDGIEDNPQALATTLENIFGDPFPIPPSLEAPRLPAGRWRDYREVLSSAFDAVLLAAMRLGYPFD
- a CDS encoding Tex family protein, which translates into the protein MQNSLLTQHIAQIIATEISSQPTQARAAIALLDEGASVPFIARYRKEATGGLDDTQLRTLETRLTYLRELEERRSAILASITEQGKLNDLIHAEILAADTKSRLEDLYLPYKPKRRTRAQIAREAGLEPLADSLLTDPTLIPETVAANFVDPEKGITDIKTALEGARAILIERWGEDAALIGELRQWLTNNGVIHARLIDNKEDTGAKYRDYFNHTEVLSKIPSHRLLALFRARSEEILHLDLDPGNDADAGHQYCESMVMQAACVADQGRPADTWLMTACRLTWRAKLHMHLMLDLFNQAREKAEAEAITVFSNNLKDLLLAAPAGPRIVLGIDPGIRTGCKIAIVDTTGKLIATETIYPHEPRREWDKSLHTLKTLCTQHHVTLIAIGNGTASRETDKLVSDLIKAHPALKLQKIVVSESGASVYSASESAAKEFPNLDVSLRGAVSIARRLQDPLAELVKIDPKAIGVGQYQHDVDQFHLAKALDARVEDCVNAVGVYVNTASAALLSRVSGLSASVAENITRYRDEHGSFKQRQDLLKVPRLGAKTFEQCAGFLRIADGNQPLDASAVHPEAYPVVERIVQTTGKPIKALIGDSHTLRMLKPEQFTDTNFGIPTIRDIIKELEKPGRDPRPEFKAVRFTEGVENIKDLKPGMILEGVVSNVAAFGAFVDIGVHQDGLIHISALADRFVKDPRDIVKAGDIVKVKVLEIDVPRKRIALTCRLHEETPPETPAANRTGNERGRPNPVAKKLKATPTENALAQAFARARLK
- a CDS encoding EexN family lipoprotein, with the translated sequence MKRNVTLLLITTLTMISVGVLAGCKKENHSWQDQPIKSVKWFKKHNAERKAQLAACRSNPSKLAITPNCANASDAD